A genomic stretch from Limanda limanda chromosome 11, fLimLim1.1, whole genome shotgun sequence includes:
- the polr3c gene encoding DNA-directed RNA polymerase III subunit RPC3 — protein sequence MTLQEVRLCGLLLREHFGEVVEKVGKHLLRSGALNLRTIINETGLPLDLVKKCLCVLVQHGACVFSSGRKGPGSPTEYLTSCNRILRILRYPRYIYTAKTLYGDTGELIIEELLQRGHMTMSSTVKTVADRLTQNMEEGRSMEYSEVSSAFSNLVETHFLQRCPPQPGAGGKDKTTAAPTDNPATPAAPAKTTPQTAESFPDCYKVPHMTLSGRGKRQLSTEEGEDQRNAKKPRLETTATHGDEGIYWQVNYERFHLHFRDQAIISAVANKLDQTSSEIVRTMLRMSEVTTSPTATCTKPLSSNEIFRSLPSSYNIARPILDQYLTLLVDDPMEFVGKAGESGGGMYVVNLHRALANLARATLESVVQERFGSRSARIFRLLLRKRHLEQKQVEDFAMIPAKEAKDMLYTLLSENLVQLQEIPKTPDYAPSRTFYLYTVNQLPTARMLLQNCHKTVANLIERRLFETKESKRLLEKSQRIEAILASLQASGAEPEQLQEVEEMITAPEKQQLDSLKLHINKLDSAENQVDETIFLLESYITGTTSST from the exons atgACTCTCCAGGAGGTGCGTCTGTGTGGTCTCCTGCTGCGGGAGCACTTtggagaggtggtggagaaaGTGGGGAAACACCTGCTCAGAAGTGGAGCACTGAATCTAAGAACCATCATCAATGAGACTGGACTCCCACTGGATCTG GTAAagaagtgtctgtgtgtgctcgtGCAGCATGGGGCCTGTGTGTTCAGCTCAGGTCGTAAAGGACCTGGGAGTCCCACCGAGTATCTGACCAGCTGCAATCGGATTCTGAGAATTCTGCGTTACCCACGTTATATCTACACCGCAAAAACCCTGTACGGCGACACCGGGGAGCTAATCATAGAGGAGCTACTGCagagaggtcacatgaccatgAGCAGCACCGTCAAGACAGTTGCTGACCGCCTCACGCAGAACATGGAGG AGGGACGCAGCATGGAATACAGTGAAGTGTCGTCTGCCTTCTCCAACCTAGTGGAGACTCATTTTCTTCAGCGCTGCCCTCCACAACCTGGAGCAGGAGGAAAAGACAAGACGACCGCAGCTCCTACTGACAACCCTGCTACTCCCGCTGCCCCTGCTAAGACAACCCCGCAAACAGCAGAGAGCTTCCCTGACTGCTACAAGGTGCCACATATGACACTGAGTGGACGAGGCAAACGGCAACTCTCGACCGAGGAGGGAGAGGACCAAAGGAATGCAAAGAAACCTAGACTAGAGACTACAgcg ACACACGGTGATGAGGGGATTTACTGGCAGGTGAATTATGAGAGGTTCCATCTTCACTTCAGAGACCAGGCCATCATCAGTGCTGTAGCCAACAAACTGGACCAG ACCAGCAGTGAGATAGTCAGGACTATGCTGAGGATGAGTGAGGTGACCACCTCGCCCACAGCCACCTGCACAAAGCCCCTCTCATCCAATGAGATCTTCCGGTCGCTCCCAAGCAGCTACAACATTGCCAGACCCATCTTAGACCAGTACCTCACTCTGCTGGTGGACGACCCG ATGGAATTTGTGGGAAAGGCTGGTGAAAGTGGAGGAGGGATGTATGTTGTTA ATCTACACAGAGCGCTGGCCAATCTGGCACGGGCCACACTGGAGTCTGTAGTTCAGGAGAg GTTCGGCTCCCGGTCGGCACGCATTTTCCGCCTGTTGCTAAGGAAACGTCACCTGGAGCAGAAGCAAGTGGAGGATTTTGCCATGATTCCAGCCAAGGAGGCTAAAGACATGCTCTACACATTACTGTCAGAGAACCTGGTCCAGCTCCAG GAAATCCCAAAGACTCCTGACTATGCTCCCTCTCGTACTTTCTATCTTTACACCGTCAATCAACTCCCAACAGCAAGAATGCTGCTGCAGAACTGTCATAAG aCAGTCGCCAATCTCATAGAGAGACGCCTGTTCGAGACCAAAGAGAGCAA GCGTCTGCTGGAGAAATCCCAGCGAATCGAGGCCATCCTCGCCTCTCTGCAAGCCAGTGGGGCCGAGCCTGAGCAGCTgcaagaggtggaggagatgatCACTGCTCCtgaaaagcagcagctggattCCCTAAAGCTTCATATCAACAA GTTAGATTCAGCAGAGAACCAAGTGGATGAAACCATTTTTCTTCTAGAGTCGTACATCACTGGCACAACCTCATCTACATAG
- the rnf115a gene encoding E3 ubiquitin-protein ligase RNF115, producing MAEAAVVPPHRFFCHCCKGEVNPKLPEYICPRCDSGFIEEVTEDSSLLEGGANGIDDTATQFAELWHLLLLERPFTTDNDTPDSEPRLPGGRLGGLSDLGGLGGGPIGGSVPAGLGGPMGGLLGAGDHWGPGRPPRLHSQRRYRSRGSSRPDRSPAVEGIVQQFLAGLFANSGVSSSPPLSWTGMLHSNPGDYAWGQGGLDAVITQLLGQLENTGPPPAEKEKISSLPTVNISQEQADCCMECPVCKEDFTVGEPVRQLPCNHFFHSDCIVPWLEMHDTCPVCRKSLNGEDSSSQPPSESPSLSMDPRTQERWSF from the exons ATGGCGGAGGCTGCGGTTGTTCCCCCGCATCGATTTTTCTGCCACTGTTGTAAAGGAGAAGTCAATCCCAAGCTCCCG GAGTACATCTGTCCGAGATGTGATTCAGGGTTCATAGAGGAAGTAACAGAAGACTCCAG TCTCCTAGAGGGTGGTGCAAACGGGATAGATGACACAGCCACACAGTTTGCAGAG CTATGGCACCTGTTGTTACTGGAGCGGCCGTTTACAACAGACAATGACACCCCTGACTCAGAACCCCGGCTCCCTGGAGGACGGCTGGGTGGTCTCAGTGACCTGGGGGGGTTGGGAGGGGGACCAATCGGGGGGTCAGTCCCAGCAGGCCTTGGGGGACCTATGGGGGGTTTACTAGGAGCCGGGGATCACTGGGGACCGGGACGCCCCCCTCGCCTCCACAGCCAGAGAAGATACCGGTCTAGAGGCAGCAGCAGGCCTGACCGCTCGCCCGCTGTGGAAGG GATTGTGCAACAGTTTCTTGCTGGCCTCTTTGCCAACTCTGGAGTCTCCAGCTCACCTCCGCTCTCATG GACAGGGATGCTGCACTCTAACCCTGGGGACTACGCCTGGGGACAGGGAGGGTTAGACGCTGTGATCACACAA cTACTAGGTCAGCTGGAAAACACAGGACCTCCtccagcagagaaagagaagatctCTTCTCTCCCAACTGTCAATATATCTCAGGAACAAGCAG ACTGCTGTATGGAATGTCCAGTGTGCAAAGAGGACTTCACAGTTGGAGAGCCAGTCAGACAGTTACCCTGTAACCACTTCTTTCATTCAGACTGTATAGTGCCATGGCTGGAAATG CATGACACATGTCCAGTGTGTAGGAAGAGTTTGAACGGTGAAGACAGCAGCAGTCAGCCCCCCTCAGagtccccctccctctccatgGACCCTCGCACACAGGAGAGATGGTCCTTCTGA
- the gba1 gene encoding lysosomal acid glucosylceramidase has product MVERTLYFHYFPGHVTVSVWTLSDEMAVSLPAAGLVALVFLTAQVITATESNACVARNFGHGSVVCECNSTYCDSVGSVTLPPLGQFSSYLSSVAGSRLEHGRGRVQVNSTGAGLRLTIAPYQKYQKIRGFGGAMTDAAGINILSLSARAQDQLLRQYFSSEGIGYTVVRVPMASCDFSSRLYTYADSAGDYNLDNFSLAPEDVNLKIPLLQRAQALSPRPLSLLASAWSAPAWMKTNGALIGKGSLKGQPGGKEHKTWAQYYIRFLEEYAKYNLTFWALTTGNEPSAGQMTNYSFQALGFTPEEQRDWVALDLGPALHASSFPHTHVLILDDNRLLLPHWAKVVLTDVHAGRYIHGVAVHWYMDSFVPAELSLGVTHHLFPEYYLFGTEACAGWSPLDRGVKLGSWDRAEQYAHDILEDLNHYVVGWTDWNLALDQTGGPNWVKNFVDSPVIVDAKRDVFYKQPTFYSIAHFSKFLWEGSQRVGVSASQETHLEFSAFIRPDGSVVLIILNRSLSVIQFEVWDPAVGYITSTAPAHSLLTLAWNTH; this is encoded by the exons ATGGTAGAGAGAACATTGTATTTCCATTATTTCCCAGGACATGTCACAGTTTCTGTCTGGACCCTGTCAG ATGAAATGGCTGTGTCACTGCCAGCTGCTGGACTTGTGGCTCTTGTCTTCCTCACAGCACAAGTGATCACCGCAACag AAAGCAACGCATGTGTTGCCAGGAACTTTGGCCATGGCTCcgtggtgtgtgagtgtaactCCACGTACTGTGACAGTGTCGGGTCAGTGACCCTGCCGCCGCTGGGACAGTTCTCCTCCTACCTGAGCAGCGTGGCGGGCAGCAGACTGGAGCATGGCCGGGGTCGGGTCCAGGTGAACAGCACCGGGGCAG GCCTCAGGTTGACCATCGCTCCCTATCAGAAGTACCAGAAGATCCGGGGGTTTGGTGGAGCGATGACAGACGCAGCAGGAATCAACATCCTGTCGCTCTCTGCTAGAGCACAGGACCAGCTGCTGCGACAGTATTTCTCCAGTGAAG GTATCGGCTACACCGTTGTGCGTGTCCCTATGGCAAGCTGTGATTTCTCCAGCCGTCTGTACACCTACGCTGACTCCGCTGGAGACTACAACCTGGACAACTTCTCTCTGGCCCCCGAGGACGTCAACCTGAAG atCCCTCTTCTGCAGCGAGCTCAGGCCCTGTCTCCTCGCCCCCTGTCGCTTCTGGCCAGTGCCTGGAGCGCCCCCGCCTGGATGAAGACTAATGGTGCACTCATAGGAAAAGGTTCCCTGAAAGGCCAGCCTGGTGGCAAGGAGCATAAAACATGGGCTCAGTACTATATCAG gTTCCTTGAGGAATACGCTAAATATAACTTGACCTTCTGGGCCTTGACCACAGGGAATGAGCCCTCTGCCGGACAGATGACAAACTACAG TTTCCAGGCTCTGGGCTTCACGCCTGAGGAGCAGCGGGACTGGGTGGCTCTGGACCTGGGCCCTGCACTGCATGCTTCATcattccctcacacacacgtcCTCATACTGGACGACAAccgtctgctgctgcctcactgGGCCAAAGTG GTCCTAACCGATGTTCATGCAGGAAGGTACATTCACGGTGTGGCAGTCCACTGGTACATGGACTCCTTCGTCCCCGCTGAGTTGAGTCTTGGAGTCACCCATCACCTGTTTCCAGAGTATTACCTGTTTGGCACGGAGGCCTGCGCCGGGTGGAGCCCGCTCGACAGAGGGGTGAAGCTGGGGAGCTGGGACCGGGCTGAGCAGTACGCACATGACATCTTAGAG GACTTGAATCACTATGTCGTGGGCTGGACTGACTGGAACCTGGCGCTGGACCAGACTGGTGGGCCAAACTGGGTTAAAAACTTTGTGGACAGCCCTGTAATCGTAGATGCAAAGCGTGACGTCTTCTACAAGCAGCCGACTTTCTACAGCATCGCCCATTTCAG TAAGTTCCTGTGGGAGGGGTCTCAGAGAGTGGGTGTGTCTGCCAGTCAGGAAACACACCTGGAATTCTCCGCCTTCATCAGACCAGACGGCTCAGTGGTGCTCATCATACTCAACAG GTCGTTGTCCGTGATCCAGTTTGAGGTTTGGGATCCGGCTGTGGGCTACATCACCTCCACTGCTCCGGCTCATTCCCTCCTCACACTGGCTTGGAACACTCACTGA